The Ostrinia nubilalis chromosome 19, ilOstNubi1.1, whole genome shotgun sequence DNA window gttactgttgccattaaaagaaattagtaccattagttttccgcaacatggcgagggtttttatgttcctggtcaggctataactgtAAAATAGTCATATTTAAGTACCTTCAATGTTTGACATATGATTCAACTGAGGAGCTACTTGTAGTACCTATGTAACTTAAGTACCTATTCTTAATAATTGTATTTAATAAAGctaattgttaatttatttaatttctatttAACGTGTGAGCCTTTTTCGCCTGAAACACAGGTTTTTAACCTAGCTCAGGCTACAAAAGACTATGAATCGTATATGTAAACTCTAGCATAATAAGTTCTTGTAATgctcttatttttttatttttttatgaataaactatttattaaacAGTGATATACTAGTTAATACGTGAATAAGACCCTTTTCCGCTATTTGAAGGTTCGAAACCAAAGCAGCTGAGCATATTCAAGAACGCACCGAAGGCGGTTCGGGACCGCGTGACCACCCTCCGCACCATCCGAGACCTGGAGATCGCGTATCGTAAGGCGAGTTGAAAACTTTTCAAGTCAATTTCAACTATCGCTTGATGCTAATTAATAATTGTTAATGATTTTATATGTAAGAGGCACAAAACACGTCATGCTACTTTTAACATCAGCGAACGGCGATGGAGCCACTTTGTAGAAGCTGAatttttggttactgcttacacaacaaaagtgaccaccgaactaaatgttaactataaccaaactaagtctagctcactacagaattatttgtttaatttacacaacattttgttcctcataaccaaagtgttcggtggtcacttttgttgtgtaagcagtaaccaaacatttttttcagtgcatTCCACACCGCACACATAAAAACGCCAAACGTGGTGACTGAGTCGCTTATCGAAAGCTCGACGCAGCGACAGCAGTTgctaaaacgcgcgattccgATACTGCGTCCGAACGCATGAAGTTAATCATCGATACAGTGGCAAAATCGCCCATTATAAAAAGTAGCATGTCTGCCGTGGCCCTAATTATGTACGTCAAGTTTCCAATTTAATAAGGATATTGCAGTCTGTAATTACTTAATAGTCCTGGTTGATCGAATAGACAGGTCTATACAATGATTTCGCGTCATAACATAAATgccagttttattattttgtagtttataTTAATTGACATTGTCCCTATATTTCAGGTGAAGGATTCAAAACACGTGGTGATTATTGGCGGAGGCACCATTGGCTGTGAACTGGCTTGGCACTTCGGCAAAATGAGTAAGTGTTTCttgactttcaccagatcgtcggtccatctgtagcctaattcacgtattttatTTCTGTGGCCTAAGTTGTCctattgaatttgaataataattaatagtttaaaaaaattaaaaacacgcTCTTAGtttagagttcctatggccatctcCCGACTGCATCATCAGGACACTGGACATTATGTAGCTCTAAAGTAAAAGACAAATCCACCTAACCCATACTCGATGCAATTCCGccatttcgtttaggagttcctatggccaccttccagtcccatcaccagaccagctcgatggtaccataatattgtattgtcatctaatcttcatataattgccaagtttcatgatgatacaagaattagaagtgcgtgtaattcagattcttagattccattacatagttacataggtacacgacgacctaataaaagcgtgttaaaacagtcctaaatccgtattcacgtgTCAtttcgataggatcgcaactcagcgatttatCATTTGGCGTTTATTCACTGTCATCCGATTAAACCAAACTTCCAAAAAGCCAACAATTGAATACGCATAAAAACGAAATCGAAACAAAATCGGGCGATTTACACGTGAATACGAAAAGTGACTCCAGCGATCAAATCGCTTGCATGTCGGTgaagttttgttttgttacgATAATTAGGCCACTGTGCACTGGTAGGAGACCAGCCCATCCTACCTCTTCCAGtagcctaattcacgtattttgacagtcaagatctcgctgacattcagaagtcgtcccattgaaaaacagttctaaatccgtattctttttgatagaacgattactcgataggatcgcaactcaatgtttttgaagttttgttacgtgaataaggctactacAGGTCGTGGTCGCCGCTCGAGAAATTTTCTACCTCTTCTTTTTCCATTTGCTGGCAGACCAAGTGGTGCAGCGCAAGGAGGACCAGCCGCCGTTGCAGGTGGTGCACATGTTCAAAGACAAGGGAATTCTCTCCAGCGTCCTCCCGGAGTACCTCGGCGAGTGGGCCGCCGAGAAGATCCGTTGCGAGGGCGTCACGCTCGTGCCCAAgagttagttcgttcgtttcagccaaatgacgtccactgctggacaaaggcctcccccaaggttttccacaatgaacggtcctgcgctgcccgcatccaggctcttcccgcgacctttaccagatcgtcggtccacctagtaggaggcctgcccacgctacgtcttccagcccgtggtcgccactcgagaactttcctgccccaacggccatcgtctctacgggctatgtgccccgcccactgccacttgattttagcaattctgcgagctatgtcggttactttggttctcctgcggatctcctcatttctgattcgatcacgcagggaaactccgagcatagcccgctccatcgccctttgggtgaccttgagccttcttatgaggcccatagtaagcgaccacgtctcagatccgtataccatcactggcaacacgcattggtcaaatactttcgacttgagacactgcggtatttcggacgtgagtatatggcgaagcttcccgaacgctgcccatccgagttggattcgacgattgacctctttctcgaagttggttTCGCCCAAGAGTTAGTACTCTCTACTTTACCTCCGACACCCAGCAGCATGTAAAATAAAACACCCTGTTCTTAATATAGTTTGCGAGTCactcaattttttttagatttatttgtaCATACAAATGACAAATCTGTAATTCATTCAATTCATCATTCATCAAATTTCTAATAATCTCgataacccctcgtggtaagctaaatatgcttgtgttacgagtgtgTACCACAATAATCGAGCGGCAGCAGGGATCGAACCTGCGTTCCTGCATTTCACTTCAATCTATCAATATCAATCTATTAATAGAGTATTGATTGCTCTCACAATCAGTAACTCACTACGTCGCTTCTGTAGCCATATGACGCGTCTATCGTTTGATCTTTGGCTGCTGGACTATGTGGTGAAACCACTCTTAACAAACTTCTATAAAAGAGTGATATGATACTGTCTCAAAGTAacacaatattaattatttacagcCCAAGTCTACGACGCCTTCGAGTCTCCCGACGGGAGGTTGGAGCTCACGCTGTCAAATGGGTCGTCGATGGTTACAGATTACgtatgtataataaatattaatttctgaagaGTAGCAATTAATTCCACGAAATACAGGATAATGTGGCTTCTCGAGAGCGAACCATAGCTTGAGCTGTTTACTCTACCATCGTCTGTAACATCTGTTAAttgatatagatcgtttcatccacgaagacgcgccccaccaatttttggtcgaggttagcgcggggtgcggggagtttgatccgagcaattcgagcgtcattattgtagtgtgcgtaaTTGTATCACTTATGGATAATTTATCGTGtaccgataaataaataaataaaataaataaataaatctttggacaatttcacacagcgccagctagccccaaagtaagcaactcaatgcttgtgttatgggtgcttgcttaacggatatactacttatatacttttttatttatttcattaaatacatacatattatacatatttacacccagacccgtcacagaaattaaaattcatcatttcaatttctgcccggccgggaatcgaacccgggacctatcggcatagtagtccgttctgaaccactacaccaaacggccgacaaacactcaaatattagcagaagaatggtggggcgcgccTTCGTGGTTGAAacgatctacagggtgttaggtaaatgggtatatgagccgacactagcccatgttagcatgggcatataaatggcatggtgaagtcagaaaatagatatcttcatttaattatttaaattttcatacaaatctgattttataaaacttattttgtatgaaaatttaaaaaaaaatgatgatattaaatttctgacttcgccataccatttatatgcctatgttaacatgggctagtgtcggctcatatacccatttacctaacaccctgtatatccgtATCTTTTGTATTTCtctttttttcttgttttgtgtggGTATACAATAAAGTGTGTTCTATCTGTTGGGTTACCTAAGCGCTTCTGCACAcgaggccgccgccgcgcctttgcactgtttatacgcgccgcgtgaagaagactgctaccgcgccgccgctgcgaaattatgctttgacggcgcggtggcggcgcggcggcggttttactcggcgcgtatgaacagtgtaggggcgcggtggcggcgtcgtgtgcaggagcgctaagagtaggcgcacaccgttgatttttagttggccgatagttgtgcccgattttaaattgtatgaagaatcggccaaattgaatcggcgtagtgtgcgcactcccatacatgcccatactgatcaactgcccgactaaactatcggccgataaaaaatcaacggtgtgcgcctactctaatagtTGATATCTCCAGGTATTCGTGGCCGTGGGCGCCGACCCGCGCGTGGAGATGGCTCAGCCGTCGTTCCTGGAGACCGACGACATCAACAACGGCTTCCTCGTCAACACCGAGTTGGAGGCACGCACGCATCTATACGTGGTGCGGACATTTCccttcttttgtatgaaaagcgacaaatacactggtcatcattaaaatcgacccacccgcgacaagcactttcaaacgtatgcatccccacttcccaccaatattattatactatattaccatttaaaagcctagtttttaacttcatttcattaaaggaaaggtttttaccccaaaaatgtgtctgtagaagaatccagagtcacttcttcaaaaaataggtagttacgcttgagccaacttttatggctataaaactgttaagttgggattaatcgctatccatctgttaaagaggacacgtgagatcattatttggttttataaccataaaaattggtttaattgatcccagaggtgagcccaaagtgaggtcttttttcaagtttttcgagtcacatttattgtatatgttaatcgtttattaggaaattatatgtgtttttctttaaggatatttattgggctttcaaataacaccaatattattggggcaccatgattgtatctagaaacgagtttttcggtaaaacgtaggtgggtcgatttttgtgatgaccagtgtagttcaTGACATCCAAAGTGACCAacaagttgacaacacaaccttatttcaattgtaacgaagacgtgttgcgaacttttttgaTACTTTGAATGTCACGAAGTATTCGACGCCGACTGTACATGCTCCAGtatactcgcgacgcctctaaccttCAAAAATGGAGGCACATttccaggagagctaccctcggaaaAGACATCAAACACCTCACTGTGTACCTCGTCAGCGAAACCACAACCACTCTGATAAGAGTGTCCTACTAAGAAAAAGAAGTATGATAAGTCCACGGGGAGAGCGGGAGGTCTCATTTTACTATGCGATTATACGTCGTCATAGTCTGTCCAATTTCTTTTGTCCAATTTTACTTTGACATAATCGCAGCAAAAAAGACAACTAATAAAAGGAAGGCTCAAGCGGGTCTGTATCGAAAAATAGTATTATCAGCGCATGAGTTACGTCACACGTGCAGTGAGGAGAGAGTGTGCATTTCCATGCCACGGGCACCCGCTCCGGAAATCCGCGCAAGTTTTAGCGTAGTACTTATAGCAGGGTCGTGACGCGTCGTATAGGCTAAATTTCTATCAACCATGTGAGTGTACGCGCGCGAATCTAATACTGTTTGCGTTCGCCGCACGACGACGTAGTCATTGTCAtctatataaaatatttttattgccgtTTCAGGCAGGGGACGCTGCGAGCTTCTACTCGCAGTGGAAGGACAGCCGGCTTCGCTTCGAGCACTACGACAACGCCGAGGAGCAAGGCTACATCGCCGGCGCCAACATGACCGGCTACTGGATCCCCGCCAACATGGAGCCGCACTACTGGCTCGTCCTGGGCGACGCGCTCGAGATGCAGGTCAGTCCCCGGCTGCAGGCCGCGACACACTCGCTCCGAGGAGCAGGGCTACATCGCGGCAACATGACGGGCTACTGGGTCCCCGCCAACATGGAGCCGCACTACTGGCTCGTACTGGGCGACGCGCTCGAGATGCAGGTCAGTCCCCGGCTGCAGGCCGCGACACACTCGCTCCGAGGAGCAGGGCTACATCGCGGCGGCAACATGACGGGCTACTGGATCCCCGCCAACATGGAGCCGCACTACTGGCTCGTCCTGGGCGACGCGCTCCAGATGCAGGTCAGTCCCCGGCTGCAGGCCGCGACACACTCGCTCCGAGGAGCAGGGCTACATCGCGGCAACATGACGGGCTACTGGGTCCCCGCCAACATGGAGCCGCACTACTGGCTCGTACTGGGCGACGCGCTCGAGATGCAGGTCAGTCCCCGGCTGCAGGCCGCGACACACTCGCTCCGAGGAGCAGGGCTACATCGCGGCGGCAACATGACGGGCTACTGGATCCCCGCCAACATGGAGCCGCACTACTGGCTCGTCCTGGGCGACGCGCTCCAGATGCAGGTCAGTCCCCGGCTGCAGGCCGCGACACACTCGCTCCGAGGAGCAGGGCTACATCGCGGCAACATGACGGGCTACTGGGTCCCCGCCAACATGGAGCCGCACTACTGGCTCGTCCTGGGCGACGCGCTCGAGATGCAGGTCAGTCCCCGGCTGCAGGCCGCGACACACTCGCTCCGAGGAGCAGGGCTACATCGCGGCAACATGACGGGCTACTGGATCCCCGCCAACATGGAGCCGCACTACTGGCTCGTCCTGGGCGACGCGCTCGAGATGCAGGTCAGTCCCCGGCTGCAGGCCGCGACACACTCGCTCCGAGGAGCAGGGCTACATCGCGGCAACATGACGGGCTACTGGATCCCCGCCAACATGGAGCCGCACTACTGGCTCGTCCTGGGCGACGCGCTCCAGATGCAGGTCAGTCCCCGGCTGCAGGCCGCGACACATGTCGGGCTACTGGATTCACTGTTTCGACACTCATAGCAAGTCCATGGAGATGTATGGAGGTGCGCGCACGTAGAAACGTGACAGTGACAGAAACTCCATAACTCCAAACGTGTGAGTCCATAACTATCATAGTGGAGTAAGTATCTATGGGTGGAGACAAGTGGCACTTTTTGATCCAATCGAAAATCGAAGCCGTtgaaactccataaaaaaaaaaacatacgggtcgaattgagaacctcctccttttttgaagtcggttgaaaataaaccctccttctggcgcagtcgggtaaaaaaaggcttttcgaccatATTTCGACATGAAAACTGTCACATTTTGCATTTTATCTAGGGGGCTGTTCTAACttctaagtattttttttaaattacacaggTTTTATACCTTATAACGTAATTAAATAGTTAAGtaacaataaacacaaatcTAAAAAACTAAAGAGAACACTGCTCACAAAAGGATTGGCAAGTTGACAATATTTTATGCCAAGGGTCCGCAAATATGAAAATAGCTATAAAATACGTGATCGTTTGTTGTTGGCAGGTTGTGGGTGAATGTGGCGCGTGCATGCCTACAGTGGGGCTCTTCAAACAGTGCACCCCCGAGGAGGCCGCTAAGAAACCGCCTAGCGGGGACGGGGACCGCCCTTGCTACAAAAAGTTAGTATTAAATCCTACCATAAGTCATTTAAAAGAGTTTAACAAAGATCGTCCCATTCGCATTTCGTCACAAATTCAAAAatagtcatttattttggcCCATTCGCAAAATGGTCACACTCATATAAAAGTTGTTTAACATTTTCAACCTACAAGAAATATTGTTTCAAGAACTTTAACTTTTGGCTGAGTGTGGCCATTTTGTGAATGGGACGGTCTGCATTGCATCAACATACTCTAATCTGTGGTCTGCATCAAACCTCGTTTCAAGATCATACTCATCATGCCTATTTGCGCTCACTAGTTAGCGCCACTAGCGaatgatagaaataaataattaaatattacattagaaacaattttataaatctGTTAAGATAGGTGGGATACAAAAAAACAATACCTAATTATTATAGATATATTTATTCAAATggcattgttattttaattttaattgaaattggaTCGCAATCAATTGAATCAAATTGTGATAGATCCACCCTAGTAATCgcagattatttttttttttacattgcgTAAGGCACCCGCTGAAAACTAGCGTCGAGGTGTGCACGCATTTctcgataaatgctgagcgggcgcctttttctCACAAAATATCTACctttatttgtatattttaagtcctttattatttttgtttattttgtgtggaataaagatttttctattctattctaggAGCGAAGAGTACAAGAACCGGTACAAGCGTGGCCTGGTGTTCTACCTCCGGGACGAGATCGTGGTCGGGATGGTGTTCTGGAACATGCCTCCCATCGACGACAGGAAAGAAGTCGCCACAGAGGTAAGTACACGtcaaaaacgggactattcccacctctcgttcccaccactgcaactcctgtgtagccaggatatacagcttgaccgccataaaaacccaaccaatgaaggtcaagtttgtcccgggggaaccgggaaagttaaactgtcattggacccgcaacgaaattaatcagaagaacatatcTCTTAGTGAGGACACttctaatgcttcaaccacaccaacgcgtgcagatcgcgattacggcgcgatcatagggaatgacaggtcgcgtgaactgtcatgagtcgcgcgacctgtcattggcctttgatcgcgccgatCATGGCGATCTGCACACGTTGGTGTGGATGAAGCTTAATTGTCCACATACTTTTTACCTGTCCCTGGCGTACGAATGATCCGGAAAATATAGTCAGGGACATCACTGTTGTCCCTTTTCAAAATCCCAAATATAAATCCATAATAGGTACGGACAGCGCTTGAAGCTACAATACTATGTGACTTCCCGAGTAGTTCTTTCTAAGGTGTGATTTTATGACAAACATGTAGCGACTACATGTTAAAACCACGCTtctatacttaggctgagttgcaccatcttactttgactttaacaaacgtcaaaaatctgtcaaactccatacaaaatacaccggctATCGTTATAACCGCGCTTAAAgttggtgaaactcagccttagttgtaGTCCGTTACTGTATCGTTATAACGTTGACAGTTGCTTCGGGCGCGGCCCTCGTACAAGGACATTAATTTGCTCGCGGAGCTGGTCGGCTTTCCGGACACCCAGTGCGTGTACGCATCAGAAGAGGAGCTCAAGGAACCCGGCCCTTGTATCAAAAAGTAAACttccttatttattattaaactagatACGAGCATAGACATGTCGCAGTCGGGTCGTTTATTCCGCCGTGTTATATTACGGCTAGCCGTTTTCTAAACGGCTATTATAAAATGTGGCAGTTCAACAATTGCGACAGATTATAATTATAACGATAATAAGAATTGGCTCATAAATTGTGCACATTGCTATATCAAAGTATGGCTTAACTACTAAGCAAGCATCACTTGCAATTATATCTACAAATAGCTCGCAAATCAAGTtatatttcaatttcaattctaCGGGGCAACGATTCTTATTTCACGTTTTCTTTTTCAGCTGGCGCGTATTTTAAACAATCCAAGCTAGCTACACCGGTTGTTATTCATTTggataaaattacaataatgttTGTATGTTCAATAAAGCGTAACAGTGAAAACAATATCATTTTTATAGTTTCTTTTATTATGCAGTTTTTAATATTCATTTCATCAATTCATAAGCTTTGAATTTGCGtacatttaaaattcatgtaaCTTTATTAGTTATAATTCACATCAATTTCATTAATCTATTAAAATCTAGTGGTGTGATTGTATGGCATTATCATTATAGatagttttaatgtttttaatttaaataattaagagACTAACAATTTGCACctagtattaaaatattgtatctTATAATTTCTACGATGTAATTGAATAATCGATATAGATATTTCACTATCGATTACTATCGAGTGGATGCCATTGCCATCCCTATCATGTGTCACTTTTTGCTGTCATgtcatcattcattcatttcattcattcatcatcagCTTGCTCAAAAATCAAATACATACaacctctaatccatatctgtgaatacaacaaaacaaaatgatTTAAATAGATTTGGTTGTCTTCAATGTGTATATTAAAACTCTGTCTTTAATAGTTATGTCCAAGCAAGCGTAAATGTGAACTGAAGTTGCTGTATTTGTCTTTCCGATAGTTGCCGAAGTGTTGTTTGGTTAATGTTAACGTATTACTTTTGCAGATTTACTGATGCTTTGTGATTTCTTTCTGAGTTGTAATGTATCTGGGGAAACTATTGTGGTCGTTGTTTCATACAGTCAGCATAATTAAAACTCATTCTTATGTTTATAGGTTAGGAATTCGCATTGTAAAAATGCCTTTGTTGCAACTTTTTGTGTTCGATAGAATTCGTTTCTACTAACGAGGTTTTTTCTCTAAAATGTTGGTCAGTTTACGTGGTAAGAGTGTGCATTATGATGTGCCATGATTTGGCTTATAAAATGCCATCTTATCAATGCCTGAttcttagttattttaactcTCTCTTACAACAATTAACCCCTTTATCTGAAACGTTTTATACTCGTTGTAGGACTACAAAAGCATAATGTAACTCAAGTCAAAACAGCTTTATAATTTAAGACCGCATTATAGAATTTCTTGAGCATAATGTTACTAataataagcataataaacaGAATGTTACTAATCTAACAAAGAGTGAGTTTGTTGTgatgcttcttctcagcacttgccaaatgtttgtctcgaagcactggtagggcaaaaaaagaatgagacatgtataggctccttaaaaGCATTTGACGACTTGTAGGGTAACCATTACAATGATTGGCCCTTTAAGCAAAGTTCTCACTTTGAACTCATGTTACTCTGAATATTGACATAAAATTGACTGCTGAATTATGTAGTACCATTCCTAAAGGAATTTAGAACAATTTGAACACGATTTGGACTCTACACCTTTGTGTtaatatataataaataaataaaataaaaagcttttatttccacaagtttacaattttataaattaagttagAAGCATTTGTCTTCACTCTTGTGGCACCCCTGTATGGGCAAAAGCCTCCTCCATTCCGCTCCATTTCTTCCTGTCCTGGGCTAGGTCGAGCCAATTTTCTCCCGCTACTCTCATTATATCATCAGCCCACCTTTCTTTGGGTCTCCCAACATTCCTCTTCCCCTTCGGTCCCTTCCATTCTGTTGATGTTATAGTCCATCTTCTATCTTTGTACCTTGCTAGGTGTCCAGCCCACTGCCATTTtagttttaaagctttttgGAGGGCatctgttagttttgttttttgtctaattttgttgtttctgattttttgaatttttcttattttcagaATGCTCCTCTCCATCGCATGTTGACATGATTCTATTTTTGCTCTATTTTTGGTCTGGTACACCCAAGTTTGG harbors:
- the LOC135081364 gene encoding uncharacterized protein LOC135081364, with the protein product MFASPARCCLAGCRAHVMPGRKSHLVQAVTGYGRRGKHDKGSCCKDIAQTEGKRVEPWPKSDPPPPAWRCECPTEPQPPNYDPYRIKVPDVVVPPLPPSNAKPMIDCAKTKGPCSLKPVLPAPPCPPPPPKPFPWIYVWAVASFFGLMGLIYRIYLWREEMDRISENVPIWRPRRKVKRPYHDKDLPACVQYLIVGAGAAGWAAYRAIMEHDKTAKVFFISKEDCLPYQRPPLSKYMWWNPEPPDLKTLNYIKDGRRKTMYVSECSKFMDPVKFYRKKVGPAVSIATGWCVLRVDAENHIAYIKTMCGEQPMYYERCLLAPGSKPKQLSIFKNAPKAVRDRVTTLRTIRDLEIAYRKVKDSKHVVIIGGGTIGCELAWHFGKMNQVVQRKEDQPPLQVVHMFKDKGILSSVLPEYLGEWAAEKIRCEGVTLVPKTQVYDAFESPDGRLELTLSNGSSMVTDYVFVAVGADPRVEMAQPSFLETDDINNGFLVNTELEARTHLYVAGDAASFYSQWKDSRLRFEHYDNAEEQGYIAGANMTGYWIPANMEPHYWLVLGDALEMQVSPRLQAATHSLRGAGLHRGNMTGYWVPANMEPHYWLVLGDALEMQVSPRLQAATHSLRGAGLHRGGNMTGYWIPANMEPHYWLVLGDALQMQVSPRLQAATHSLRGAGLHRGNMTGYWVPANMEPHYWLVLGDALEMQVSPRLQAATHSLRGAGLHRGGNMTGYWIPANMEPHYWLVLGDALQMQVSPRLQAATHSLRGAGLHRGNMTGYWVPANMEPHYWLVLGDALEMQVSPRLQAATHSLRGAGLHRGNMTGYWIPANMEPHYWLVLGDALEMQVVGECGACMPTVGLFKQCTPEEAAKKPPSGDGDRPCYKKSEEYKNRYKRGLVFYLRDEIVVGMVFWNMPPIDDRKEVATELLRARPSYKDINLLAELVGFPDTQCVYASEEELKEPGPCIKK